Proteins encoded within one genomic window of Tabrizicola piscis:
- a CDS encoding Fic family protein: MVTKPYDLTDAVTYHVGTFPPSALDYEVLLGPLEEAAASLARYDTKMSGMVNSELFLAPLRRQDAVTSSRMEGTISTIEELYRLEAEEDAGSADPYREARNDDVETYLYSRALRNAQQALADGAPLGEHLIRTAHQQLLSFGRGARKRPGSYKVEQNYIGDERRGKIYYVPIAPEQLGPAMAELVRYINESAMRPLIRTAIAHVEFEALHPFEDGNGRIGRMLITLMLWKLGVLHQPNFFVSGYFEAHKDEYIERMRAVSATGDWTGWVVFFLQAMHAQATVNIQTADAIFRLHGEMRERFREVLNSQFHDQALDYVFASPVFRNDRFVERSGIPPSSARALSRRLVEAGLLRTIEAASGRRAAMYAFDPLLDLLKV; encoded by the coding sequence ATGGTCACCAAACCTTACGATCTGACAGATGCGGTCACCTATCATGTCGGCACCTTTCCCCCATCTGCCCTCGACTACGAGGTTTTGCTCGGGCCACTCGAAGAGGCGGCGGCCTCCCTTGCGCGGTACGATACCAAGATGTCGGGCATGGTGAACAGCGAGTTGTTCCTCGCCCCCCTGCGCCGCCAGGATGCGGTCACCTCCTCCCGGATGGAAGGGACGATTTCGACCATCGAGGAACTGTACCGACTTGAAGCCGAAGAGGATGCAGGCAGCGCTGACCCTTACCGGGAGGCCCGCAACGACGACGTCGAGACCTACCTGTACTCCCGCGCGCTGCGGAATGCACAGCAGGCGCTGGCCGATGGAGCGCCGCTTGGCGAGCATCTGATCCGCACCGCCCACCAGCAGCTGCTGTCCTTCGGCCGGGGAGCCCGCAAGCGCCCCGGCAGCTACAAGGTTGAACAGAACTACATCGGGGACGAACGGCGGGGAAAGATCTACTACGTCCCGATCGCGCCGGAGCAACTGGGCCCGGCGATGGCCGAACTCGTCCGCTACATCAACGAGAGCGCGATGCGGCCGCTGATCCGCACTGCCATCGCGCATGTGGAGTTCGAGGCCCTGCACCCTTTCGAAGACGGCAATGGCCGGATCGGTCGTATGCTGATCACCCTGATGCTCTGGAAACTTGGCGTCCTGCATCAGCCGAACTTTTTCGTGTCCGGTTACTTCGAGGCCCACAAGGACGAGTACATCGAGCGAATGCGTGCGGTTTCCGCCACAGGCGATTGGACCGGCTGGGTGGTATTCTTTCTCCAGGCGATGCACGCCCAAGCGACGGTCAACATCCAGACTGCGGACGCGATCTTCCGCCTGCACGGCGAGATGCGGGAACGGTTCCGCGAGGTGCTGAATTCGCAGTTCCACGATCAGGCGCTCGACTATGTGTTCGCGAGCCCAGTCTTCCGTAACGACCGGTTTGTAGAACGATCGGGAATTCCTCCCTCATCCGCCCGCGCGCTCTCACGACGGCTTGTCGAGGCGGGCCTTCTGCGCACCATCGAAGCCGCATCCGGGCGCAGGGCCGCGATGTATGCCTTCGATCCGCTACTCGATCTGCTGAAGGTCTGA
- a CDS encoding SIR2 family protein, whose product MPDDPAVVLKELLQKHASAPFLFVGSGFSRRYLAIEDWAGLLQRFCAPIRDFGYYSSKANGDLPTAASLMAIDYNEWWWTAPEAEASRKSAAGSVKGQSDALKVDIAAYMDRFSLEDARSSGFGPEIASFSDIAIDGIITTNWDSLLEELFPDYKVFVGQQELLFSNPQAIGEIYKIHGSSSDFSTLVLTAEDYAEFSAKNPYLAAKLVTIFVEHPIIFIGYSITDPHIRAIITSIAQCLTQDKIAAFQENLIFVQRAKEGEIPAIEKTTIQSGDFSVTMMVAKVADLGQVYAALTGTKRKIPARVLRFFKEQLYELVHASADVEKKIAVVDFEDIDSADAVEFVVGVGVAKHRQEFGQKAEERLAAKGYAGVGANELFEDCLADESKFHGPDLLGTAFPIYARTSKKFIPVFRYLKNVGITSDAELAASKYEGAKKIVQKLRGADYTYPSYRKRYLSGFANLNTQQIIEKSSSPNEAVIMIGFQPSGDLNMAVLRDFLRTNAKHPKGEPYLSQYRKLVCRFDLIQYGF is encoded by the coding sequence ATGCCCGATGATCCAGCCGTTGTCTTGAAAGAGTTGCTGCAGAAGCACGCATCCGCTCCGTTCCTGTTTGTCGGTTCTGGGTTCTCGCGTCGATATCTCGCAATTGAAGATTGGGCGGGGCTGCTTCAAAGGTTTTGTGCACCGATTCGTGATTTTGGATATTATAGCTCGAAAGCCAACGGTGACCTTCCGACGGCAGCGTCATTGATGGCAATTGATTACAATGAGTGGTGGTGGACTGCACCGGAAGCTGAGGCAAGTCGGAAATCGGCGGCCGGTTCCGTTAAGGGGCAATCGGACGCGTTGAAAGTCGACATAGCGGCATACATGGACAGGTTTTCGCTCGAGGATGCTCGTTCCTCCGGCTTTGGTCCTGAGATTGCGTCTTTTTCCGATATTGCGATTGACGGGATAATTACGACTAACTGGGACTCGCTTCTTGAGGAACTATTTCCGGACTACAAAGTATTTGTAGGTCAGCAGGAACTACTTTTTTCAAATCCGCAAGCAATTGGAGAAATATATAAAATCCATGGCTCCTCCTCTGATTTTAGTACACTGGTCCTAACTGCAGAGGACTATGCTGAATTTTCAGCGAAGAACCCATACTTGGCTGCAAAGCTTGTCACGATCTTTGTTGAGCACCCGATTATTTTCATAGGCTATTCGATTACGGACCCACACATCCGCGCGATTATCACCTCCATCGCACAGTGCTTGACCCAGGACAAAATCGCTGCCTTCCAAGAGAACCTCATCTTTGTGCAGAGAGCGAAGGAAGGAGAAATTCCAGCGATAGAGAAGACAACGATCCAGTCGGGCGATTTCAGTGTTACAATGATGGTTGCAAAGGTAGCTGACCTTGGTCAGGTTTACGCTGCACTGACTGGCACTAAGCGCAAAATTCCAGCGCGTGTGTTGCGCTTCTTCAAAGAGCAGCTGTACGAACTGGTGCATGCTTCTGCGGATGTAGAGAAGAAAATTGCAGTTGTTGATTTTGAGGACATTGATAGTGCAGACGCTGTAGAGTTCGTCGTAGGCGTCGGCGTTGCCAAGCATCGGCAAGAATTCGGCCAGAAAGCTGAAGAGCGCCTCGCTGCAAAAGGATATGCTGGCGTAGGTGCGAATGAACTGTTTGAAGACTGTCTGGCGGATGAATCAAAGTTTCACGGGCCCGATCTACTTGGCACGGCATTTCCAATATATGCCCGAACAAGCAAGAAGTTCATTCCAGTTTTTCGCTACCTTAAGAACGTTGGTATAACTTCTGATGCTGAATTGGCGGCATCTAAATATGAAGGAGCGAAGAAGATTGTTCAGAAGCTGCGAGGAGCAGACTATACATACCCTTCGTATAGGAAACGTTATTTGAGTGGCTTCGCGAATCTGAACACCCAGCAGATTATTGAAAAATCGTCATCTCCTAACGAGGCAGTCATCATGATCGGCTTTCAGCCAAGTGGCGATCTGAACATGGCAGTATTGCGAGATTTTTTGCGGACAAACGCCAAGCACCCGAAAGGTGAACCGTATCTGTCGCAATATCGTAAGCTTGTTTGCCGCTTTGATCTGATTCAGTATGGATTCTGA